From a region of the Alnus glutinosa chromosome 1, dhAlnGlut1.1, whole genome shotgun sequence genome:
- the LOC133870105 gene encoding amino acid transporter AVT6A-like — MTIDKKETMNSRKPRQPINEKSPLLPEKQEGHHSSGELNGASFTGSVVNLSTTIIGAGIMALPATMKVLGLGLGLGLILFVALLTEASLEMLLRFSKVGKSESYGEVMGDAFGGVGRRLLQICILVNNVGTLVVYMIIIGDVLSGTSSSGVHHFGVLEGWFGVHWWNSRTFVLLVTTFVVFAPLACFKRIDSLRYTSALAVALAFIFLAITAGITIIKSLNGNIAIPRFLPNITNITSVWNLFTVVPVLVTAFICHFNVHTINSELEDSSLIRPVVQTSLALCSFVYILTSFFGFLLFGDSTLDDVLANFDTNLGIPYSSLLNDTVRISYALHLMLVFPILFYPLRLNLDGLLFTSARPLVSDNLRFALISIGLLLLVFLGANFIPDIWDAFQFTGATVTVCIGFIFPAAIALRDRHGIAAKKDKILSVFMIALAVFSNLVAIYSDACALFKKNA, encoded by the exons ATGACCATTGACAAGAAGGAAACTATGAATTCAAGAAAACCAAGGCAACCCATCAACGAGAAATCGCCGTTGTTGCCAGAGAAGCAAGAGGGTCACCATTCGAGCGGGGAGTTAAATGGGGCATCATTTACTGGCTCAGTGGTCAATCTATCTACTACTATTATTGGTGCTGGGATTATGGCACTGCCTGCCACCATGAAGGTGCTGGGtcttgggcttgggcttgggctGATACTCTTTGTTGCTCTACTGACAGAAGCTTCGTTGGAGATGCTGCTGAGGTTCAGTAAGGTGGGGAAGTCAGAGTCTTATGGAGAGGTAATGGGCGATGCTTTTGGAGGTGTTGGGAGGAGACTGCTTCAGATTTGTATTTTGGTTAACAACGTTGGGACGCTTGTTGTTTACATGATCATCATTG GTGATGTGCTTTCTGGGACATCTTCAAGTGGAGTTCACCATTTTGGTGTACTGGAAGGGTGGTTTGGCGTACACTGGTGGAACAGTCGTACCTTTGTTCTTCTTGTTACGACCTTTGTTGTATTTGCTCCATTGGCATGCTTTAAGCGGATAG ATTCATTGAGATACACATCTGCTTTAGCAGTGGCGCTAGCATTCATTTTTTTAGCTATAACTGCTGGAATCACAATTATCAAATCGCTAAATGGAAACATTGCTATACCCAGGTTTCTTCCTAATATTACCAATATTACTTCGGTCTGGAATCTCTTCACAGTTGTCCCTGTTCTTGTGACTGCATTCATCTGCCACTTCAATG TGCATACGATAAACAGTGAGCTTGAAGACTCTTCCCTAATACGACCAGTTGTGCAGACATCACTGGCGCTGTGCTCTTTTGTCTACATACTGACAAGCTTCTTTGGTTTCCTCCTATTTGGTGACTCAACTCTTGATGATGTGCTGGCCAACTTTGACACCAACCTTGGCATTCCATACAGCTCTCTGCTCAATGATACTGTTCGCATCAGCTATGCCCTTCACCTCATGCTTGTTTTCCCAATTCTCTTTTATCCATTGCGCCTCAATTTGGATGGCCTTCTCTTTACTTCAGCTAGGCCTTTGGTTTCAGATAACCTAAGGTTTGCATTGATCAGCATTGGACTCCTTTTGCTTGTCTTCTTGGGTGCAAATTTTATACCCGACATCTGGGACGCTTTCCAGTTCACTGGAGCAACTGTTACAGTTTGCATAGGATTTATTTTTCCTGCAGCCATTGCTCTAAG GGATCGTCATGGCATAGCAGCAAAGAAGGACAAGATATTATCTGTTTTCATGATTGCTCTTgctgtgttttcaaatttggTGGCCATATATAGTGACGCCTGTGCCTTATTCAAAAAGAACGCATGA